From Luteococcus japonicus, one genomic window encodes:
- a CDS encoding serine O-acetyltransferase — translation MQNMTNGPEGEERVAAQRWWVERLAQRWPGIDVIREDRQTNHGMKTPGAQTVVFHRLANWGQMPGATRAGAAVLSRVGRAGLLMARNVYGIELPAETTVGRRVKLAHQSGIVIHRDAVIGNDVVIRQNVTIGLRGDVDGDQAAHVPQLADGVDVGAGAVLVGPIHIGEKAAIGANAVVTHDVSDHGRAVAPRTVIQDANSVPQ, via the coding sequence ATGCAGAACATGACGAACGGCCCAGAAGGAGAGGAGCGGGTGGCCGCCCAGCGGTGGTGGGTGGAGCGGCTGGCGCAGCGGTGGCCCGGCATCGACGTGATCCGGGAAGACCGGCAGACCAATCACGGCATGAAGACCCCGGGAGCCCAGACCGTCGTCTTCCACCGGCTCGCGAACTGGGGCCAGATGCCCGGGGCAACCCGGGCAGGGGCCGCAGTACTGTCACGCGTGGGCAGGGCCGGGCTGCTGATGGCGCGCAATGTCTACGGTATCGAGCTCCCCGCAGAGACGACGGTTGGCCGGCGCGTGAAGCTGGCCCACCAGAGCGGCATCGTCATCCATCGCGACGCGGTGATCGGCAATGACGTGGTGATCCGTCAGAACGTGACCATCGGCCTTCGCGGCGACGTGGACGGTGACCAGGCCGCGCACGTCCCGCAGCTCGCGGACGGGGTCGACGTCGGCGCCGGGGCCGTCCTCGTCGGGCCGATCCACATCGGGGAGAAGGCCGCGATCGGTGCCAACGCCGTCGTCACCCACGATGTCTCGGATCATGGTCGTGCGGTCGCGCCCCGCACGGTGATCCAGGACGCCAACTCCGTGCCCCAGTGA
- a CDS encoding TraR/DksA family transcriptional regulator, with product MSDPSIDETTVRAELAVKAAELRSRISELTRPVEGGATIGFGKRIGEGTTQAIQQMEDASAAQALAEVLDQVQRAQAKFDEGSYGNCDVCRQPIGEARLDFRPWSTRCMEHADV from the coding sequence ATGTCCGATCCATCCATCGACGAGACCACCGTCCGGGCGGAACTGGCCGTAAAGGCCGCCGAGTTGCGTTCCCGGATCTCCGAGCTGACCCGCCCGGTGGAGGGCGGCGCCACCATTGGCTTCGGCAAGCGGATCGGCGAGGGAACCACCCAGGCCATTCAGCAGATGGAGGACGCCTCCGCAGCGCAGGCGCTCGCCGAGGTGCTCGACCAGGTGCAGCGCGCCCAGGCGAAGTTCGACGAGGGCAGTTATGGCAACTGCGACGTGTGTCGCCAACCGATTGGCGAGGCGCGCCTGGACTTCCGCCCGTGGTCCACCCGGTGCATGGAGCACGCCGACGTCTGA